The following nucleotide sequence is from Sulfurospirillum arsenophilum NBRC 109478.
GGGCATAAAATCTGCCATGAAGCAAACAAGTTTTTACGATAAAAGCATTAAACAGGTTGCACTTATTAGCTATGCGATGCCTTCGTTTTACCTCTCTTTGTTGTTGGTCATTCTTTTCTCAGTGCAGTGGAAAGTGTTCCCTATTTCAGGCTTGCACTCACAAGGCATTAGTGGAAATGGTATTGCCTACATGGTGGATATGGCATGGCATTTAGCCTTACCCATCTTTGTGATGGTATTTGGCGGGCTTGGTAGTTTGATTTTGTATGTACGAAGCTTAACGCTGAATATTTTGAAGAGCGACTATATCTTTTTTGCCAAGAGTAGAGGTATTGAAGGAAGAGCACTTTTAATGCGTTTTATTTTGCCTAATCTCTCACCACCGATTGTGACGATTCTAGGGCTTTCGCTTCCAGGGCTTATTGGTGGCAGTGTGATTTTAGAGTCTATTTTTGCCATTAATGGTATGGGATTACTTTTTTATCAGAGCGCATTGAGCAGGGATTATCCTGTTATCATGGGAATACTGATTATCTCTTCATTTTTAACTTTACTGGGTAATATGATTGCCGATTTGGTATTGACAAAACTCAATCCTCATTTTAAACGCAGAGGATAAATAATTTTAAAAGGACACAAATGAAAAATATTCTTTTAGCTTTAGTAGCAGTAGTATTGATGAGTGGTTGCGCGACATGGGGCGGCATTAAAAAAGATGCAAAAGATGGTGCTGAATGGACGAAAGAGAAGATCAACCATGGGGCTGAATACGTGAAAGAAAAGACAGAATAAAGAAGAAAGAAGGTTTTACATGTAAAGCACTTAGGCTTTACATGTAAAGATGATTATAGTCCACCAAAAAGATTTTTAAGTGCGTTTGGATCGCGTTCCGCTTGATCGTCACCTGAGGTTTCATTTGGAGTAGAACTTCCTGATTCAACAAGCTCAATTTCAAATCCTGTTAGCATTGAAGTAAGACGAATGTTGATACCATTTTTTCCAATTGCTTTTGATTTTTGGTCACTTGGAAGCGTGACAATGGCTTTGCCATTTTGAATTTTAACATTGGAAATAATCGCAGGGCTAAGGGCACGTGCGATAAAAATTTCAGGAACATTTGAATACTCAATACAGTCGATATTTTCGTTATGTAACTCTCTACTTACAGCATTTATTCTCACACCTTTGGTTCCAACAGTCGCACCTACAGCGTCAATATTTGGGTGAAGTGATGTTAATGCAATCTTCGCTCTCTCTCCTGGAATTCTGGCACTTCCGATGATTTTGATCAGTTCATCTTTGATTTCAGGAACTTCGAGTTCTAATAAAGATTCTAAGAATTTAGGGCTGGTACGAGAAAGCTCTACATACATTCCTTGAGATTTATCGATAAGTACTTTACGAATAACACTCTTAACAACATTGCCGACTTTAAATTTTTCACCTTTAATACGGTTTTTACGTGGCAATACCGCTCTAATCTCATCGATCTCAATATAGGTGTTTTCATCGTTATCAACACGAGCGACGGTTCCAAAAACAGTTTTGCCTACGAGCTTTTGGTATTTTTCAAAAATATTATTTTCTAGTAATCGCTGAATGTGGTACTCAAGCTCTTTTTGAAGAGTCGCAGCAGCGGTTCTACCTAAATTGTCGAGTGGTAGTTCATAGGTAAGTTCATCACCAATTTCGATGTCTGGATCCACTTCTTTTGCATCTTTTATAGCTATAAAATTTTCATTACCGTCTAAGAGTCTTTCATCATCTGGCGTGACAACAATAACTTTTTGATAGAGTTTAAGTGTTTTCGTTGCAGGGTCAATTTCTGCACCGTATTCGTATTCTGCGCCATAAATTCGCTTTGCAGTCTTGACCAGTGCCAAAGTGACGGTATTTTTAACTTCGTTAATGTCTAACCCTTTTTCATGGGCAATAGATTCTATAATGTCTACAATTTTTTCCATAAGTTTCCTTAAAAAGATGCATATTTTTTATGTCATGTGTGATATTCGCAATGATGAAAAATCAAAATGGAAATTTAAACGATTGCGGTTGAAGAATAAGGATTATAGCTAAAATCTTCTTTTATTTTTCTTTATGTGTAGGCGATGATTTGCTTTTAATGAGGAATTTATCGAAAACAAAGTATACTTCGCGATATATCTTTGTGCGTATTGGACACACACGATAATTTTCTCGATAGAAAAGAGGTTTACGATGGAAATCAAATTAGCAAGAAATGAAATTAATGGAAAACCAAAGACAATTACATTGGACAAAGTGACTGAGATTATCGAAAAAGAGGGACAAAAGATTTTTTATTTTGATAAAGAGAACTCTCATAAAGATCTTGTAGCACTTGTTGAGCACTTTGAAGCACAAGGTTTTAGCGTCTATTTACGCGACATCCGTTATGGTTTGGGTGAGGGCGATTATATGTACGAAGTACATATTCTCTAAGGCTTGATTTTGGGTATTTCAGAGGAAAAAAAACTTTATATAGAGACCCTTGGGTGTGCTATGAATGTGCGGGATTCTGAGCATATTATCGCTGAACTTGGGGATAAAGAAAATTATGTTTTAACGAGTAATCTACAAGAAGCAGACCTGATCTTGGTCAATACCTGTAGTGTACGTGAAAAACCTGTCAGTAAACTTTTTTCAGAG
It contains:
- a CDS encoding ABC transporter permease: MKLVLQKFGYVVLMLCIISLISFGAIHLAPNSFFASGELNPNITPEALEQLKRVYGLDQSLSVQFFAWFKAMLQLDFGISFASGKAVRDEILERLPITLLMNIISMILVFVLALYWGIKSAMKQTSFYDKSIKQVALISYAMPSFYLSLLLVILFSVQWKVFPISGLHSQGISGNGIAYMVDMAWHLALPIFVMVFGGLGSLILYVRSLTLNILKSDYIFFAKSRGIEGRALLMRFILPNLSPPIVTILGLSLPGLIGGSVILESIFAINGMGLLFYQSALSRDYPVIMGILIISSFLTLLGNMIADLVLTKLNPHFKRRG
- the nusA gene encoding transcription termination factor NusA; the encoded protein is MEKIVDIIESIAHEKGLDINEVKNTVTLALVKTAKRIYGAEYEYGAEIDPATKTLKLYQKVIVVTPDDERLLDGNENFIAIKDAKEVDPDIEIGDELTYELPLDNLGRTAAATLQKELEYHIQRLLENNIFEKYQKLVGKTVFGTVARVDNDENTYIEIDEIRAVLPRKNRIKGEKFKVGNVVKSVIRKVLIDKSQGMYVELSRTSPKFLESLLELEVPEIKDELIKIIGSARIPGERAKIALTSLHPNIDAVGATVGTKGVRINAVSRELHNENIDCIEYSNVPEIFIARALSPAIISNVKIQNGKAIVTLPSDQKSKAIGKNGINIRLTSMLTGFEIELVESGSSTPNETSGDDQAERDPNALKNLFGGL
- a CDS encoding HP0268 family nuclease → MEIKLARNEINGKPKTITLDKVTEIIEKEGQKIFYFDKENSHKDLVALVEHFEAQGFSVYLRDIRYGLGEGDYMYEVHIL